A genomic window from Sebastes fasciatus isolate fSebFas1 chromosome 7, fSebFas1.pri, whole genome shotgun sequence includes:
- the LOC141771498 gene encoding uncharacterized protein LOC141771498 isoform X1: MDTASRCDPHFPNPRLSFWLSALVLTMTWSFSVTESAAPIQLRGEVGGKVTFRCPVAKQRALKFVYLQRRKTFVNGYHMTKDLSVLAWKNTRMDDDNRTIHMFDLNMSHSGDYRCVIHYIGSANQIVETTIHLAVTATYSKPALTKHCSDENRNFSCQVTCASHGGYPGTEMMWNVSGTQMWKVVNSSEMSNPNTMLVSSSSTTYINCSNGGVTSLSCFVGNITSDTIRVCERGKPKDPSDYTSPYVIPAVCAVVVVSMLALLLLWWRRKKGQQRSAAVPLREVEPLNENKEGIDAS, from the exons ATGGATACA GCTTCACGTTGCGACCCACATTTCCC AAACCCAAGGCTGTCCTTCTGGCTGTCGGCTCTGGTTTTGACTATGACGTGGTCCTTTTCTGTCACAG aAAGTGCTGCTCCGATTCAACTCAGAGGGGAGGTCGGTGGAAAAGTGACCTTTCGCTGCCCCGTTGCAAAACAAAGGGCATTAAAATTTGTGTATCTTCAGAGGCGCAAAACTTTTGTCAACGGGTACCATATGACAAAAGATTTATCAGTCCTGGCATGGAAGAATACCAGAATGGATGACGACAACAGAACTATACACATGTTCGATTTGAACATGTCACATAGTGGGGACTATCGGTGCGTCATCCATTACATTGGCAGTGCCAATCAAATTGTTGAAACTACTATTCATCTCGCTGTCACAG CGACCTACAGCAAACCTGCACTCACAAAGCACTGCAGCGATGAAAACCGTAATTTTAGTTGCCAGGTGACATGCGCGTCACATGGCGGCTACCCAGGCACCGAGATGATGTGGAATGTATCGGGGACTCAGATGTGGAAGGTCGTGAACAGCAGCGAGATGAGCAACCCAAACACCATGCTGGTCAGCAGCTCCAGCACAACATACATCAACTGCTCCAACGGAGGGGTGACGTCCCTCAGCTGCTTTGTGGGCAACATCACCTCAGACACCATCAGGGTCTGTGAGAGAG GTAAACCCAAGGATCCATCTGACTATACCAGTCCTTATGTGATACCAGCCGTCTGTGCAGTGGTGGTTGTCAGTATGTTGgcattgctgctgctgtggtggAGACGCAAGAAAGGACAGCAAA GATCAGCAGCTGTACCTCTGAG GGAGGTAGAACCCCTCAATGAAAACAAAGAAGGGATAGATGCATCTTGA
- the LOC141771498 gene encoding uncharacterized protein LOC141771498 isoform X2, translating into MDTASRCDPHFPNPRLSFWLSALVLTMTWSFSVTESAAPIQLRGEVGGKVTFRCPVAKQRALKFVYLQRRKTFVNGYHMTKDLSVLAWKNTRMDDDNRTIHMFDLNMSHSGDYRCVIHYIGSANQIVETTIHLAVTATYSKPALTKHCSDENRNFSCQVTCASHGGYPGTEMMWNVSGTQMWKVVNSSEMSNPNTMLVSSSSTTYINCSNGGVTSLSCFVGNITSDTIRVCERGKPKDPSDYTSPYVIPAVCAVVVVSMLALLLLWWRRKKGQQSKDR; encoded by the exons ATGGATACA GCTTCACGTTGCGACCCACATTTCCC AAACCCAAGGCTGTCCTTCTGGCTGTCGGCTCTGGTTTTGACTATGACGTGGTCCTTTTCTGTCACAG aAAGTGCTGCTCCGATTCAACTCAGAGGGGAGGTCGGTGGAAAAGTGACCTTTCGCTGCCCCGTTGCAAAACAAAGGGCATTAAAATTTGTGTATCTTCAGAGGCGCAAAACTTTTGTCAACGGGTACCATATGACAAAAGATTTATCAGTCCTGGCATGGAAGAATACCAGAATGGATGACGACAACAGAACTATACACATGTTCGATTTGAACATGTCACATAGTGGGGACTATCGGTGCGTCATCCATTACATTGGCAGTGCCAATCAAATTGTTGAAACTACTATTCATCTCGCTGTCACAG CGACCTACAGCAAACCTGCACTCACAAAGCACTGCAGCGATGAAAACCGTAATTTTAGTTGCCAGGTGACATGCGCGTCACATGGCGGCTACCCAGGCACCGAGATGATGTGGAATGTATCGGGGACTCAGATGTGGAAGGTCGTGAACAGCAGCGAGATGAGCAACCCAAACACCATGCTGGTCAGCAGCTCCAGCACAACATACATCAACTGCTCCAACGGAGGGGTGACGTCCCTCAGCTGCTTTGTGGGCAACATCACCTCAGACACCATCAGGGTCTGTGAGAGAG GTAAACCCAAGGATCCATCTGACTATACCAGTCCTTATGTGATACCAGCCGTCTGTGCAGTGGTGGTTGTCAGTATGTTGgcattgctgctgctgtggtggAGACGCAAGAAAGGACAGCAAAGTAAGGACAGATAA